One Streptomyces sp. NBC_00223 genomic window carries:
- a CDS encoding very short patch repair endonuclease: MSEEPKAPDSAEAWTAPKGSWASSAANRRSMLGNRARDTAPELALRSLVHAAGLRYRVAAKPLAGMRRTADMVFRPVRVAVFVDGCFWHGCEQHFVPPKTNPDYWREKIGGNMRRDRETDARLADADWLVLRFWEHQPAGECATAVVAAVSERRAARERRGEQ, translated from the coding sequence ATGAGCGAAGAACCGAAAGCCCCAGACTCTGCCGAGGCGTGGACAGCCCCGAAGGGCTCCTGGGCCTCCTCAGCCGCCAACCGGCGCAGCATGCTGGGGAACCGGGCGCGGGATACCGCCCCGGAGCTGGCGCTCCGCTCACTGGTCCACGCGGCAGGGCTGCGCTATCGAGTTGCCGCCAAACCTCTCGCAGGGATGCGCAGGACCGCCGACATGGTCTTCCGCCCTGTGCGGGTCGCGGTGTTCGTCGACGGCTGCTTCTGGCACGGATGCGAGCAGCACTTCGTACCGCCGAAGACCAACCCTGACTACTGGCGGGAGAAGATAGGCGGCAACATGCGCCGAGACCGGGAGACGGACGCCCGCCTGGCCGACGCCGACTGGCTGGTCCTGCGGTTCTGGGAGCACCAGCCGGCGGGTGAGTGCGCCACGGCCGTGGTCGCGGCTGTGAGCGAGCGCAGGGCAGCCCGGGAGCGCCGGGGCGAACAGTGA
- a CDS encoding DNA cytosine methyltransferase, with protein sequence MSELLAVEICAGAGGQALGLERAGFRHKLAVELDPNAVATLRHNRKDWQVAAGDVASRDVWRPEKYRGIDLLAGGVPCPPFTIAGKQLGATDERDLFAWAVSQVKIVEPKALLLENVRGLSANRFAAYRQHVLDELQRHGYVASWRLLQASDFGVPQLRPRFVLVALQREFAEYFTWPEPLEGDKPTVGGTLEGMMGSGGWRGASAWAEHALSIAPTIVGGSKKHGGADLGPTRAKAAWAKLGVDAMGVADTPPKAGWTVPEGKPGPKLTCEMVARIQGWEEGEWIFTGGKTTRYRQIGNAFPPPVAEAVGRSIYQALEKQGKRVKLVETTEVIHDPVYKLLRGAARPVGMSQIITKLQKGGVELSEPEVERHLAHLERDFVIERAKRSGGTYAYTLGEFKAFVGQEGHERHELFAVNKAKIS encoded by the coding sequence ATGTCGGAGCTTCTTGCGGTCGAGATCTGCGCTGGAGCGGGGGGCCAGGCCCTGGGCTTGGAGCGGGCAGGCTTCAGGCACAAGTTGGCGGTTGAACTCGACCCCAATGCAGTAGCCACGCTTCGGCACAACCGGAAGGACTGGCAGGTAGCGGCAGGTGACGTGGCCAGCCGGGACGTCTGGCGCCCGGAGAAATACCGCGGCATCGATCTGCTGGCGGGAGGGGTACCCTGCCCGCCATTCACCATCGCCGGCAAGCAGCTAGGGGCCACTGACGAACGCGACCTCTTCGCGTGGGCCGTTAGCCAGGTCAAGATCGTGGAGCCAAAGGCTCTTCTGCTGGAGAACGTGCGCGGCCTCAGCGCCAACCGCTTCGCGGCGTACCGCCAGCACGTATTGGACGAGCTCCAGAGGCACGGCTATGTGGCCTCGTGGAGGCTGCTCCAGGCATCGGACTTCGGCGTCCCGCAGTTGCGGCCCCGTTTCGTGCTGGTCGCCCTGCAGCGCGAGTTCGCCGAATACTTCACTTGGCCGGAACCGCTCGAAGGGGACAAGCCGACAGTGGGCGGAACTCTGGAAGGCATGATGGGCTCGGGCGGTTGGCGGGGCGCCAGCGCTTGGGCAGAGCACGCGCTCAGCATCGCTCCGACGATCGTCGGCGGCTCGAAGAAGCACGGTGGCGCCGATCTCGGACCTACCAGGGCTAAGGCTGCATGGGCGAAACTGGGCGTGGACGCCATGGGTGTGGCTGATACGCCGCCGAAGGCTGGGTGGACGGTGCCCGAAGGCAAGCCCGGCCCGAAGCTGACGTGCGAGATGGTCGCCCGTATCCAGGGATGGGAGGAGGGGGAGTGGATCTTCACCGGCGGCAAGACCACCCGCTACCGGCAGATCGGCAATGCTTTCCCCCCGCCTGTGGCCGAAGCGGTCGGCCGGTCCATCTACCAGGCTCTGGAAAAGCAGGGTAAGCGGGTCAAGCTGGTAGAGACCACCGAGGTGATCCACGACCCCGTCTACAAACTGCTGCGCGGGGCCGCCCGCCCGGTCGGCATGAGCCAGATCATCACCAAGCTCCAGAAGGGTGGGGTGGAGCTGAGCGAGCCCGAGGTGGAGCGCCATCTGGCCCATCTTGAACGGGACTTCGTGATCGAGCGGGCGAAGCGTTCGGGCGGCACCTACGCCTACACCCTCGGCGAGTTCAAGGCCTTCGTCGGGCAGGAAGGCCATGAGCGGCACGAGCTCTTCGCGGTCAACAAAGCCAAGATCAGCTGA
- a CDS encoding NaeI family type II restriction endonuclease, which yields MDEGIEGVQAPLWGPQPAQDAELEAVAAAILRQDLDGARFAGAIRRSIDMLLDGQHTGRFRWDQLYKTEKAHAGTLIEINLQREFGFGDGLEMDYRIAGIDVDCKFSQTRGAWMIPPEARGHLLLVVWANDAESLWCAGLVRADPGVLNTGGNRDAKTTLAKAGRAAIRWLFYDAPLKANMLLQLSPEDAGAVFGQRSGQGRVDELFLRAQGKLVSRTVVATVAMQEDYMKRVRYNGGSRSRLQPRGIVILGHYRSHGDVARRLGLPIPQAGDSVSVRLARSRLHHGDAPSIELGGEQWTRALPSDPEETVPKLPEI from the coding sequence GTGGATGAAGGCATTGAAGGGGTACAGGCCCCGCTGTGGGGGCCGCAGCCTGCGCAGGATGCGGAGCTGGAGGCCGTGGCGGCGGCGATCCTGCGGCAGGATCTGGACGGAGCGCGCTTCGCCGGCGCGATCCGCAGGAGCATCGACATGCTCCTCGACGGGCAGCACACCGGCCGCTTCCGCTGGGACCAGCTCTACAAGACGGAAAAGGCGCACGCGGGGACTCTGATCGAGATCAACCTGCAGCGCGAGTTCGGCTTCGGCGACGGCCTGGAGATGGACTACCGCATCGCGGGCATCGATGTGGACTGCAAGTTCTCCCAGACGCGGGGCGCGTGGATGATCCCGCCGGAGGCCCGCGGCCACCTGCTCCTCGTCGTCTGGGCCAACGACGCCGAGTCGCTGTGGTGCGCCGGACTGGTACGGGCCGATCCCGGAGTGCTGAACACCGGCGGCAACCGGGATGCGAAGACGACCCTGGCCAAGGCTGGACGGGCCGCCATTCGCTGGCTCTTCTACGATGCGCCGTTGAAGGCGAATATGCTGCTCCAGCTGTCCCCGGAAGACGCGGGGGCGGTCTTCGGGCAGAGATCCGGCCAGGGCCGGGTCGATGAGCTCTTCTTGCGCGCCCAGGGCAAGCTGGTCAGCCGGACGGTGGTGGCCACTGTGGCCATGCAGGAGGACTATATGAAGCGGGTCCGCTACAACGGCGGCTCACGCTCACGGCTCCAGCCGCGCGGTATCGTCATCCTCGGCCACTACCGAAGCCATGGTGACGTGGCCCGTCGGCTGGGACTGCCCATCCCCCAGGCAGGCGACTCGGTGAGCGTGCGGCTCGCCCGCTCGCGGCTGCACCACGGCGACGCTCCGTCTATCGAATTGGGCGGAGAGCAGTGGACGCGCGCCCTGCCGTCCGATCCCGAGGAAACCGTCCCGAAACTGCCAGAGATATGA
- a CDS encoding lanthionine synthetase C family protein has translation MTATTANATEMVLQAARDLAEPAPPHPDKPWAAQSLADGTAGTALLHIEAARTHAQPWRTAHRWISAAVTGQVSAADTTGLYLGAPAIGFLLSTPPPEFDHLYAQARRTVHQHVLALAHRRADAALARIHRGDLAAFAEYDILYGLTGIGAYLLHASPEDGALDRILRYLVALTRPLAPGGRGLPGWWVGHDPHRNHSPHFPGGHGNLGAAHGITGPLLLLAQALRRGIEVHGHRNAIRTICDHLDTWRQDAETGPWWPEHLSRRDLEHRHPHRPDNARPSWCYGTTGIARAGQLAAIALCDTGLQAFYEDALYRALTDPAQLANVTDTGLCHGWAGIYQTATRAAADALDPRLRELLPTLGAALLDHTRLGPATAPGFLNGTAGTALALTTLATQQPPSTGWDACLLIN, from the coding sequence ATGACCGCGACAACAGCCAACGCCACCGAAATGGTGCTCCAGGCCGCCCGCGACCTGGCCGAACCCGCGCCCCCTCACCCGGACAAACCCTGGGCCGCACAGTCCCTCGCCGACGGCACAGCCGGAACCGCCCTCCTCCACATCGAAGCCGCACGCACCCACGCCCAGCCCTGGCGGACCGCCCACCGCTGGATCAGCGCCGCAGTCACCGGACAGGTCAGCGCCGCCGACACCACCGGCCTCTACCTCGGCGCACCAGCCATCGGCTTCCTCCTCAGCACCCCACCACCGGAGTTCGACCACCTCTACGCCCAAGCCCGGCGCACCGTGCACCAGCACGTCCTCGCGCTCGCCCACCGCCGTGCCGACGCAGCCCTGGCCCGCATCCACCGCGGCGACCTGGCCGCCTTCGCCGAGTACGACATCCTCTACGGCTTGACGGGCATCGGTGCCTACCTACTCCACGCCAGCCCCGAAGACGGAGCCCTCGACCGCATCCTCCGCTACCTCGTCGCGCTGACCCGCCCGCTCGCTCCAGGAGGCCGCGGCCTGCCCGGCTGGTGGGTGGGCCACGATCCCCACAGAAACCACTCACCGCACTTTCCCGGCGGCCACGGCAACTTGGGCGCCGCCCACGGCATCACCGGACCTCTCCTCCTGCTCGCCCAGGCACTACGGCGCGGCATCGAGGTCCACGGCCACCGCAATGCGATCCGGACCATCTGCGACCACCTCGACACCTGGCGCCAGGACGCCGAGACCGGCCCGTGGTGGCCCGAACACCTCTCACGCCGAGACCTCGAACACCGCCATCCGCACAGGCCCGACAACGCCAGGCCGAGCTGGTGCTACGGAACCACCGGCATCGCGCGCGCCGGACAACTCGCCGCCATCGCCCTGTGCGACACCGGCCTCCAGGCGTTCTACGAAGACGCCCTCTACCGCGCCCTGACCGATCCCGCGCAACTGGCCAACGTCACCGACACCGGCCTCTGCCACGGCTGGGCAGGCATCTACCAAACCGCCACCCGCGCCGCCGCCGACGCCCTCGACCCCCGCCTGCGCGAGCTGCTTCCCACACTCGGCGCCGCGCTCCTCGACCACACCCGCCTCGGCCCCGCAACGGCGCCCGGGTTCCTGAACGGCACCGCAGGAACCGCGCTCGCCCTGACCACCCTCGCCACCCAGCAACCCCCGAGCACCGGATGGGACGCATGTCTCCTGATCAACTGA
- the fxlA gene encoding FxLD family lanthipeptide, whose product MTSATLAPGPVQTALDDDFAPLDVKVVIAAHPFGKLQCSTSDGCGTTCANGASACNSFVEDPA is encoded by the coding sequence ATGACCAGCGCCACCTTGGCCCCGGGCCCCGTACAGACGGCCCTGGACGACGACTTCGCGCCGCTCGACGTGAAGGTCGTCATCGCCGCGCACCCGTTCGGCAAGCTCCAGTGCTCCACCAGCGACGGCTGCGGCACGACCTGCGCCAACGGAGCCTCGGCGTGCAACTCCTTCGTGGAGGACCCCGCCTGA
- a CDS encoding AbrB/MazE/SpoVT family DNA-binding domain-containing protein yields the protein MIREPAETAVDEDGRVALPLGLLAEAGLDTGSRLLAFSDGDGRIVLQREADALDRLLHDGSL from the coding sequence ATGATCCGCGAACCCGCTGAAACCGCTGTCGATGAGGACGGACGAGTCGCCTTGCCACTGGGCCTGCTGGCCGAAGCAGGACTTGATACGGGGTCCAGGCTGCTCGCCTTCAGCGACGGCGACGGCCGCATCGTGCTCCAGCGCGAGGCGGACGCGCTGGACCGGCTGCTGCACGACGGCTCGCTCTGA
- a CDS encoding lantibiotic dehydratase encodes MASQTAVSYRWQGPAMLRASTSPGSADLPRALDLDDVAATRMWLSRRWQQDAFRDALRAATPALTEALEAVVDGRETRPRQVRRTALSTISYLLRWQNRPTPHGLFAGTATAAVGDSAYALWGEKHRALLRADAEWVTDIIGRLQSSPELLRRLRLVANSTARRRGDRLVAAGVPADAHAPHLAPIEISLRNTRPVAAAIEAARHPIVYDDLHQHLRTRFPQAGTDQIDRLLRDLIGQQLLLTSLWAPMTITDVFRHLCAELERLSADTIPDVHDLVTALYEQRDEIDASAPDRATPRMRALSRATPTPLVIDTSLDCDVQIPTAVLEEVQAAVAALYRTTTQPYGYQHWRDYHRRFRARYGVGAHVPVTELVSDSGLGLPAGYLGSERGRPPKLLTDRDETLLALLQPVLMQGRSELVLTDKTIDALADAAGTEPRFVPRVETAFEIHAPSTTALTRGAFEVAITAVPRPGSSMAGRFAHLLTPSQQEALANGYRTDPAALTAQLSFPPRKRRNENVTRTPRLLPHVIAVGEYPTADGQMIDLDDIAVTADARHFHLVQRSTGRRLDVRVLHALEAATQTPALARFLAEVSSARYAAYKPFDFGAAARLPYLPRVRYRRTILAPARWLLTADELPGRAAAPETWDQSFDVWRARLRVPGAVSMIEYDQRLPVDLTHPVHRHLLRKQLDHDRRLELREAPAAEAYGWIGRAHEIWVSLRNTKSTLHAEVSDVPPAVGAGPPLHLPGAGNVLYARLHARPGRYDEILTQHLPALLTALGDRLPLWWFTRHREMARPHADQYLDLVLHLTPGTYAAAAERVHDWTSTLHRTGLAAGLTLADYRPQTGRFGHGDAMDAAHRVFATDSAAALAQIRFTDQNDTVTPQALAAASALDLVQHLAPSEAEGTDWLVQRLPQTTGRLDPHLRDQVLDLTSLDGRAAMGALPGGAAVTRAWQARAAALDTYQLRQADADPLRAARSLLHQHHVRALGADPTAEALTLRLARTAALRQQKAVQ; translated from the coding sequence ATGGCCTCCCAAACGGCCGTCAGCTACCGCTGGCAGGGCCCCGCGATGCTGCGAGCCAGCACCAGCCCGGGTTCCGCGGATCTGCCCCGCGCGCTTGATCTGGACGACGTGGCGGCCACCCGCATGTGGCTGAGCCGCCGGTGGCAGCAGGACGCATTCCGCGACGCCCTCCGCGCGGCAACGCCCGCGCTGACGGAAGCACTCGAAGCCGTCGTAGATGGACGGGAGACCCGACCCCGCCAGGTCCGGCGCACCGCACTGTCCACGATCTCCTACCTGCTGCGGTGGCAGAACCGCCCCACTCCGCACGGCCTGTTCGCCGGCACCGCTACCGCGGCCGTCGGAGACTCGGCCTACGCTCTGTGGGGCGAGAAGCACCGGGCGCTGCTGCGCGCCGACGCCGAATGGGTCACCGACATCATCGGGCGCCTCCAGTCCAGCCCGGAACTGCTGCGCAGGCTCCGGTTGGTGGCCAACAGCACCGCCCGCCGGCGTGGTGACCGCCTTGTCGCCGCGGGGGTCCCGGCCGACGCCCACGCCCCGCACCTGGCCCCGATCGAGATATCCCTCCGCAACACCCGGCCGGTCGCCGCCGCGATCGAGGCCGCACGCCACCCGATCGTCTACGACGACCTGCACCAGCACCTGCGTACGCGCTTCCCCCAGGCAGGCACCGACCAGATCGACCGGCTCCTGCGCGACCTGATCGGCCAGCAGCTCCTCCTCACGAGCCTGTGGGCGCCGATGACCATCACAGACGTCTTCCGCCATCTGTGTGCCGAGCTGGAACGGCTGTCCGCGGACACCATCCCCGACGTCCACGACCTGGTCACCGCGTTGTACGAGCAACGCGACGAGATCGACGCCTCGGCGCCGGACCGCGCCACCCCGAGAATGCGCGCACTGTCCCGGGCCACCCCGACACCTCTGGTCATCGACACCTCGCTCGACTGCGACGTGCAGATTCCCACGGCCGTGCTGGAAGAGGTGCAGGCCGCTGTCGCGGCGCTGTACCGGACCACCACACAACCGTACGGCTACCAGCACTGGCGCGACTACCACCGCCGCTTCCGCGCCCGGTACGGCGTCGGCGCACACGTGCCCGTCACGGAGCTGGTCTCCGACAGCGGGCTCGGGCTGCCGGCCGGATACCTCGGCTCGGAACGCGGCCGACCGCCCAAGCTCCTCACCGACCGGGACGAAACCCTGCTCGCACTTCTGCAACCCGTGCTGATGCAGGGCCGCAGCGAACTCGTCCTCACCGACAAGACGATCGACGCCCTCGCGGACGCCGCAGGCACCGAGCCCCGCTTCGTCCCCCGCGTCGAGACCGCCTTCGAGATCCACGCTCCCTCCACCACAGCCCTTACGCGCGGCGCCTTCGAGGTCGCGATCACGGCGGTGCCCCGGCCGGGCAGCAGCATGGCCGGCCGGTTCGCCCACCTGCTGACGCCCAGCCAGCAAGAGGCCCTGGCCAACGGCTACCGCACCGACCCAGCCGCGCTCACCGCACAGCTCAGCTTCCCGCCCCGCAAACGCCGTAACGAGAACGTCACCCGCACGCCCCGCCTGTTGCCCCACGTCATCGCCGTGGGCGAGTACCCGACCGCCGACGGCCAGATGATCGACCTCGATGACATCGCCGTCACCGCCGACGCCCGCCATTTCCACCTCGTCCAGCGCTCCACCGGGCGCCGCCTGGACGTCCGAGTCCTGCACGCCCTGGAAGCCGCCACCCAGACCCCGGCGCTGGCCCGGTTCCTCGCCGAGGTCTCCAGTGCCCGGTACGCCGCCTACAAGCCGTTCGACTTCGGAGCCGCCGCCCGCCTGCCGTACCTGCCCCGGGTGCGCTACCGCCGCACGATCCTCGCCCCGGCCCGCTGGCTGCTCACAGCCGATGAACTTCCCGGCCGCGCCGCCGCGCCGGAGACGTGGGACCAGTCGTTCGACGTGTGGCGCGCCCGGCTGCGCGTGCCCGGTGCGGTGAGCATGATCGAGTACGACCAGCGGCTTCCGGTGGACCTGACCCACCCGGTCCACCGCCACCTGCTGCGCAAGCAGCTCGATCACGACCGGCGCCTGGAACTGCGCGAGGCGCCCGCCGCCGAGGCGTACGGCTGGATCGGCCGCGCTCACGAGATCTGGGTCTCCCTGCGCAACACCAAGTCCACTCTGCACGCCGAGGTAAGCGACGTGCCCCCGGCCGTCGGCGCCGGACCGCCGCTGCACCTGCCCGGCGCAGGCAACGTGCTGTACGCCCGCCTGCACGCCCGCCCCGGCCGCTACGACGAAATCCTGACCCAGCACCTTCCCGCCCTGCTCACCGCGCTCGGTGACCGCCTGCCGCTGTGGTGGTTCACCCGGCACCGCGAGATGGCCCGCCCCCACGCCGACCAGTACCTCGACCTCGTCCTCCACCTCACGCCCGGCACCTACGCTGCGGCGGCCGAGCGCGTCCACGACTGGACCAGCACCCTCCACCGCACGGGCCTTGCGGCGGGCTTGACTCTTGCCGACTACCGGCCGCAGACCGGCCGGTTCGGACACGGCGACGCCATGGACGCCGCGCACCGCGTGTTCGCCACCGACTCCGCCGCCGCCCTCGCCCAGATCCGCTTCACCGATCAGAACGACACCGTCACCCCACAGGCCCTCGCCGCCGCAAGCGCCCTCGACCTCGTCCAGCACCTCGCCCCCTCCGAGGCAGAAGGCACCGACTGGCTCGTCCAACGGCTGCCGCAGACCACCGGCCGCCTCGACCCCCACCTGCGCGACCAAGTGCTCGACCTCACCTCCCTCGACGGCCGGGCCGCCATGGGTGCTCTCCCCGGAGGCGCAGCCGTCACCAGGGCTTGGCAGGCCCGCGCCGCCGCCCTGGACACCTACCAACTCCGCCAGGCCGACGCCGATCCGCTACGGGCAGCCCGCTCCCTGCTCCACCAGCACCACGTCCGGGCCCTGGGCGCAGACCCCACCGCCGAAGCCCTCACCCTCCGCCTCGCCCGGACCGCCGCCCTGCGCCAGCAGAAGGCAGTCCAATGA
- a CDS encoding DEAD/DEAH box helicase, whose protein sequence is MPDTAAPSLVLGFDISRTRALLRTVPEYKADLARLLSRFPSGRMTELHAAAIPVDEFVGGIEALAGWPDPEGVVWDVAFQTLVEEMLDTAETAEQFLNGGTDGEAVAPDDLDDLLGDGWRGGLTSFQQRDAARLLSLRHGANFSVPGAGKTRVALAVFAALRERGEVDRLLVVSPKSAYEAWQYESRVCFERPLEVQVLGSRMPDSADVLLVNYERLGRSQFGLADWLTSGPTMLVLDEAHRMKLGGAGVYGAVCLALGPLSTRRLILTGTPAPNGAKDLENLLSFVWPGHGRRVVTQAVDGGDLAEASRVLRPLYTRTTKQELGLPPVDLRLRMLPMPPLHREIYDAMVGRFTARAEASRSDFQALGKAVLRLLMAATSPALLVEGATKYEPLSLRVPPLTVPEGDPLMALLRKLPSYEVPPKYQEALAIVAANAAEGRKTLVWASFVRSITTLERLFADYRPAVVHGGTLDREEQLRRFREDGDCAVLISNPATLGEGISLHQVCHDAVYIDRDFQAGRFLQSLDRIHRLGLPPDTVTRITVLASEGTADEVVAMRLGEKLDFMGRILDDPSVQMLSDLEEEPAFAAGMDAADLQALLRHARGAEPGRG, encoded by the coding sequence GTGCCGGATACCGCAGCTCCCAGCCTCGTTCTCGGGTTCGACATCAGTCGGACCCGGGCACTGCTGCGCACGGTTCCGGAGTACAAGGCAGACCTCGCCCGGCTGCTGTCCCGGTTTCCCAGCGGCCGGATGACTGAGCTGCATGCCGCCGCGATCCCGGTCGATGAGTTCGTCGGGGGCATCGAAGCACTCGCCGGCTGGCCCGACCCGGAGGGCGTCGTCTGGGACGTTGCCTTCCAGACACTGGTCGAGGAGATGCTCGACACCGCCGAGACCGCGGAGCAGTTCCTCAACGGCGGGACCGACGGGGAAGCCGTCGCGCCGGACGACCTCGACGACCTGCTGGGCGACGGATGGCGCGGCGGTCTGACCTCCTTCCAGCAGCGGGACGCGGCCCGGCTGCTGTCGTTGCGGCACGGGGCGAACTTCAGCGTGCCGGGTGCCGGCAAGACCCGGGTAGCGCTGGCCGTGTTCGCCGCTCTCCGCGAGCGCGGCGAGGTCGACAGGCTGCTCGTCGTCAGCCCCAAGTCCGCCTATGAGGCGTGGCAGTACGAGAGCCGCGTCTGCTTCGAACGGCCGCTGGAGGTCCAGGTGCTCGGCAGCCGGATGCCTGACTCCGCCGATGTCCTCCTGGTGAACTACGAACGGCTCGGCCGTTCCCAGTTCGGCCTGGCGGACTGGCTCACGTCTGGGCCCACGATGCTGGTCCTGGACGAGGCCCACCGCATGAAGCTCGGCGGCGCCGGCGTATACGGGGCCGTCTGCCTGGCGCTGGGGCCGCTGAGCACCCGCCGGCTCATCCTCACGGGTACCCCGGCGCCGAACGGGGCGAAGGACTTGGAGAACCTGCTGTCGTTCGTCTGGCCCGGCCATGGCCGCCGGGTGGTGACACAGGCGGTCGACGGCGGCGACCTCGCGGAGGCCAGCCGCGTCCTGCGTCCGCTCTACACCCGCACGACCAAGCAGGAGCTCGGCCTCCCGCCCGTCGACCTGCGGCTGCGGATGCTGCCCATGCCCCCGCTCCACCGCGAGATCTACGACGCGATGGTCGGCCGCTTCACCGCGCGCGCCGAGGCCAGCCGCTCGGACTTCCAGGCTCTGGGCAAGGCGGTGCTCCGCCTGCTGATGGCTGCCACCAGCCCGGCACTCCTCGTCGAGGGCGCCACCAAGTACGAGCCCCTCTCGCTCCGGGTACCGCCGCTCACCGTCCCCGAGGGCGACCCCCTCATGGCGCTGCTCCGGAAACTGCCGAGCTATGAGGTGCCGCCCAAGTACCAGGAGGCGCTGGCGATCGTGGCGGCCAACGCCGCCGAAGGGCGCAAGACGCTGGTATGGGCGAGCTTCGTGCGGAGCATCACGACCCTGGAGCGCCTCTTCGCGGACTACCGCCCGGCCGTCGTCCACGGGGGGACCCTGGACAGGGAGGAGCAGTTGCGCCGGTTCCGTGAGGACGGGGACTGCGCGGTCCTCATCTCCAATCCGGCCACTCTCGGCGAGGGCATCAGCCTGCACCAGGTCTGCCACGACGCCGTGTACATCGACCGCGACTTCCAGGCCGGGCGCTTCCTCCAGAGCCTCGACCGCATCCACCGGCTCGGCCTCCCCCCAGACACCGTGACCCGCATCACTGTGCTGGCGTCAGAGGGGACGGCGGACGAGGTTGTCGCCATGCGCCTGGGCGAGAAGCTCGACTTCATGGGCAGGATCCTGGACGACCCCTCGGTCCAGATGCTCAGCGATCTTGAAGAGGAGCCGGCCTTCGCCGCAGGCATGGACGCGGCCGACCTCCAGGCGCTCCTCAGACATGCCCGGGGAGCGGAACCCGGGCGCGGCTGA
- a CDS encoding thiopeptide-type bacteriocin biosynthesis protein: MSPDQLTEPRPDAAERAVLDVLSGHPLADAAHRAGMDPANLSDALQVFQQAGREALAGHAAQQEWWHAYLHFTDWPNADRTFTTHVLPLLSAAEANGTIDGWWYTRKHPCWRLRLHRRPEFETTTHIGDGLDRLVAEDHLHRWWPGIYEPETAAFGGPASMTAAHTLFVADSREIQQLPLLEGLSLGPRELSILLCTTLMRAAGLEWYEQGDVWHHVITTEHRSSITDIPRETLDARAAEIRTLLLADTDSLLNPDGPLAPVADWVAAFRQAGRSLAEAVQLGTLDRGLRQVLSYHVIFHWNRLGLSLRTQSALAWASRTAILRSSPNPLAEPAMEG; this comes from the coding sequence ATGTCTCCTGATCAACTGACGGAGCCGCGACCGGATGCGGCCGAACGGGCCGTACTCGACGTGCTCTCCGGCCACCCGCTCGCCGACGCCGCCCACCGAGCCGGAATGGACCCGGCGAACCTCTCCGACGCCCTCCAGGTCTTCCAACAAGCAGGCCGCGAAGCCCTCGCCGGCCACGCGGCACAGCAAGAGTGGTGGCACGCCTACCTCCACTTCACCGACTGGCCGAACGCCGACCGCACCTTCACCACCCACGTACTGCCGTTACTGAGCGCAGCAGAAGCCAACGGCACGATCGACGGCTGGTGGTACACCCGCAAACACCCCTGCTGGCGGCTACGCCTCCACCGACGCCCCGAGTTCGAGACCACGACCCACATCGGAGACGGCCTCGACCGCCTCGTCGCCGAAGACCACCTCCACCGCTGGTGGCCCGGCATCTACGAACCGGAAACCGCCGCCTTCGGCGGCCCCGCCAGCATGACCGCCGCCCACACCCTCTTCGTCGCCGACAGCCGCGAAATCCAGCAACTGCCCCTCCTCGAGGGCCTGTCCCTCGGCCCCCGCGAGCTGTCCATCCTGCTGTGCACGACTCTGATGCGCGCCGCCGGCCTCGAATGGTACGAACAAGGCGACGTCTGGCACCACGTCATCACCACCGAACACCGCTCCAGCATCACGGACATCCCGCGAGAGACCCTGGACGCAAGAGCAGCCGAAATCCGCACCCTGCTCCTGGCCGACACCGACTCCCTACTGAACCCTGACGGCCCGTTGGCCCCGGTCGCCGACTGGGTGGCAGCCTTCCGCCAAGCAGGCCGCTCACTCGCAGAAGCAGTGCAACTCGGCACACTGGACCGCGGCCTCCGCCAAGTCCTCAGCTATCACGTGATCTTCCACTGGAACCGACTCGGCCTCTCCCTCCGCACCCAAAGCGCCCTCGCCTGGGCATCCCGCACCGCCATCCTCCGCTCCTCACCCAATCCGCTTGCCGAACCTGCCATGGAGGGGTGA